A part of Campylobacter concisus genomic DNA contains:
- a CDS encoding chemotaxis protein produces MFFDGKNKELSSKNEALQRENEALKAEILVLKEELKNVKTCEPKEQAKDKQEAVNLLLSSYQDGINFLQLTMEENLKMLESINGLNEKTFKETGELKSQTAEILNSIEQVSQMSNDLSNDASSLNGSVNSIAEIINLIKDISDQTNLLALNAAIEAARAGEHGRGFAVVADEVRKLAERTQKATLEVEVNINGLKQSANTMIEMSENFSKISANAMKILGGFEGNISSVNSNTQNILNQALNVTNEVYVSNGKIDHINMKLNGYRGVLLNEFNKIQDVHECRFGKWYEKDVKNTLVKDAKILSSIAAHHENVHHGLEKAMVIFADKDKGNLPGVEILKDVENSSKVGFEELLEAIKSARK; encoded by the coding sequence ATGTTTTTTGATGGCAAGAATAAAGAGCTTTCTAGTAAAAATGAAGCTTTACAAAGAGAAAATGAAGCTTTAAAGGCTGAAATTTTAGTACTTAAAGAGGAGCTAAAAAACGTTAAAACTTGCGAGCCAAAAGAACAAGCTAAGGATAAGCAAGAGGCTGTAAATTTATTGCTTTCAAGTTATCAAGATGGTATAAATTTCTTGCAATTAACAATGGAAGAAAACCTAAAAATGCTTGAAAGTATAAATGGACTAAATGAAAAGACTTTCAAAGAGACAGGCGAACTCAAGTCGCAAACGGCTGAAATTTTAAACTCGATCGAGCAAGTAAGCCAGATGAGCAATGACCTTTCAAATGACGCTTCTTCGCTTAATGGAAGCGTAAATTCGATTGCTGAGATTATAAATCTAATTAAAGACATCTCAGATCAGACAAATTTGCTAGCTCTAAATGCTGCTATTGAGGCGGCCCGTGCTGGTGAGCATGGACGAGGTTTTGCTGTCGTGGCAGATGAGGTTAGAAAGCTTGCTGAACGTACCCAAAAAGCGACACTTGAAGTAGAAGTAAATATAAATGGACTTAAGCAAAGTGCGAATACAATGATCGAAATGAGTGAGAATTTCTCAAAAATTTCTGCAAATGCTATGAAAATTTTAGGTGGATTTGAAGGAAACATCTCAAGCGTAAACTCAAATACGCAAAATATCCTAAATCAGGCCTTAAATGTTACAAATGAAGTCTATGTAAGCAATGGAAAAATAGATCATATAAATATGAAGCTAAATGGATATAGAGGCGTGCTTTTAAATGAATTTAATAAAATTCAAGATGTTCATGAGTGTAGATTTGGCAAATGGTATGAAAAAGATGTGAAAAATACTCTTGTAAAAGATGCCAAAATTCTCTCAAGTATCGCAGCTCATCATGAAAATGTTCATCATGGACTAGAAAAAGCGATGGTTATTTTTGCTGATAAAGATAAAGGAAATCTACCTGGCGTTGAAATATTAAAAGATGTCGAAAACTCAAGTAAAGTAGGTTTTGAAGAGTTGCTTGAAGCTATTAAGTCTGCAAGAAAATAA
- a CDS encoding phenylalanine--tRNA ligase subunit alpha: MQDFVNKIKNEISTLDDLEKVRVEIFGKKGILAQGFAKLKELGEDEKKEFAANLNKQRDELGALIEAKKAELSEQEIDNKMKKEAADITLFNEPVASGALHPVMATMDKIIEYFLALNFSLETGPLIEDDFHNFEALNLPKYHPARDMQDTFYLDDFRLLRTHTSPVQVRTMLNQKPPIRMIAPGTVFRRDMDLTHTPMFHQVEGLVVEDAEKVSFANLKSMLEGFLKHMFGDVEVRFRPSFFPFTEPSAEVDISCIFCHGNGCRVCKQTTWLEVLGCGVVDPNVFKAVGYKNVSGYAFGLGVERFAMLLHRVPDLRSLFEGDLRLLEQFK, from the coding sequence TTGCAAGATTTCGTTAATAAAATCAAAAATGAAATTTCAACGCTTGATGATTTGGAAAAAGTCAGGGTAGAAATTTTTGGCAAAAAGGGCATCTTGGCGCAAGGCTTTGCAAAGCTAAAAGAGCTTGGTGAAGATGAGAAAAAGGAATTTGCAGCAAATTTAAACAAGCAAAGAGATGAGCTTGGCGCGCTAATAGAAGCTAAAAAGGCTGAGCTTAGCGAGCAAGAGATAGATAACAAGATGAAAAAAGAAGCCGCTGATATCACGCTATTTAATGAGCCTGTTGCTAGCGGGGCGCTGCACCCAGTGATGGCTACGATGGATAAGATAATTGAGTATTTTTTAGCTCTAAATTTCTCGCTCGAGACTGGACCACTAATAGAAGATGATTTTCACAACTTTGAGGCGCTAAATTTACCAAAATATCACCCAGCAAGAGATATGCAAGATACATTTTATCTAGATGATTTTAGACTTTTAAGGACGCATACGAGCCCAGTTCAGGTGCGAACTATGCTAAATCAAAAGCCGCCTATTCGTATGATAGCGCCAGGCACCGTCTTTAGACGTGATATGGATTTAACTCATACACCGATGTTTCACCAGGTTGAGGGCCTCGTGGTAGAGGATGCTGAGAAAGTTAGCTTTGCAAATTTAAAATCAATGCTAGAGGGCTTTTTAAAGCACATGTTTGGCGATGTTGAAGTACGTTTTCGCCCTAGCTTCTTTCCATTTACGGAGCCTAGCGCAGAGGTTGATATTAGTTGTATATTCTGCCACGGCAATGGCTGCAGGGTGTGCAAGCAGACTACTTGGCTTGAGGTACTTGGATGTGGCGTCGTTGACCCAAATGTATTTAAGGCGGTTGGCTATAAAAATGTAAGTGGATACGCCTTTGGCCTTGGGGTTGAGAGATTTGCAATGTTGCTTCATAGAGTGCCTGATCTAAGGTCGCTTTTTGAGGGAGATTTAAGATTGTTGGAGCAGTTTAAATGA
- a CDS encoding 3-phosphoshikimate 1-carboxyvinyltransferase has translation MRIYPLEKSLNLTINDIAADKSISHRCAIFSLLSDKPSRVRNYLRAGDTLNTLKIVQLLGAKVEDNGFEITITPPQKIKEPNKILECGNSGTAMRLFMGLLAAQDGFFVLSGDRYLNSRPMARIANPLNDMGAKIDGANNANNAPLCIRGTKFERFSFDSKIASAQVKSALLLAALYSNGCKFSEPELSRDHTERMLAGMGADIKRDDLEITLEPMKDPLVPLDIDVPNDPSSAFFFAVAALIIPGSHIILKNILLNKTRIEAYKILEKMGAEIKFHKTSSKYEDIGDIEVRYSPNLKGVEVSENISWLIDEAPALAIAFACAKGQSKLINAKELRVKESDRIAVTINALKQCGVDASELEDGFIINGSEAKFATIDSHGDHRIAMSFAVLGLKYGMQIEKSEFIATSFPNFAEILKKMGARVED, from the coding sequence ATGAGAATTTATCCATTAGAAAAAAGTCTAAATTTAACTATTAATGATATCGCAGCGGATAAATCAATATCGCATAGATGCGCGATTTTTTCGCTTTTAAGTGATAAGCCATCTCGCGTCAGAAACTACCTAAGAGCAGGCGACACGCTAAATACTTTAAAAATAGTCCAGCTTTTAGGCGCAAAAGTTGAGGACAATGGCTTTGAAATAACGATCACGCCGCCACAAAAGATAAAAGAGCCAAATAAAATTTTAGAGTGTGGTAACTCTGGTACGGCGATGAGGCTTTTTATGGGACTATTAGCCGCACAGGATGGCTTTTTCGTACTAAGTGGCGATAGATATTTAAACTCACGCCCGATGGCAAGAATAGCAAATCCACTAAACGATATGGGTGCAAAGATAGATGGTGCAAACAACGCAAACAACGCCCCGCTTTGCATAAGAGGGACAAAATTTGAAAGATTTAGTTTTGATAGCAAGATTGCCTCAGCTCAGGTAAAAAGTGCCCTTTTGCTAGCAGCTCTTTACTCAAATGGCTGCAAATTTAGTGAGCCAGAGCTAAGCAGAGATCATACTGAGCGTATGCTAGCTGGCATGGGAGCTGATATAAAGCGTGACGACCTAGAGATCACTTTAGAGCCGATGAAAGACCCACTTGTGCCACTTGATATAGACGTGCCAAATGATCCAAGTTCTGCATTTTTCTTTGCGGTCGCAGCACTTATCATTCCGGGCTCACACATTATTTTAAAAAATATCTTGCTAAATAAAACTCGTATCGAAGCTTATAAAATTCTAGAAAAAATGGGAGCTGAGATAAAATTTCACAAAACTTCAAGCAAGTACGAAGATATCGGTGATATCGAGGTTAGATATTCGCCAAATTTAAAAGGCGTAGAGGTTAGTGAAAATATCTCGTGGCTTATCGACGAAGCCCCGGCTTTAGCCATCGCATTTGCCTGCGCTAAAGGCCAAAGCAAGCTAATAAATGCAAAAGAGCTTCGTGTAAAAGAGAGTGATAGGATAGCCGTCACGATAAATGCGTTAAAGCAGTGCGGCGTTGATGCTAGCGAGCTTGAAGATGGATTTATCATAAATGGTTCAGAGGCTAAATTTGCCACGATAGATAGCCATGGAGATCATAGGATTGCGATGAGCTTTGCTGTACTTGGACTAAAATATGGCATGCAGATAGAAAAGAGCGAATTTATCGCTACTTCGTTTCCAAATTTTGCTGAAATTTTAAAGAAAATGGGAGCTAGAGTTGAAGATTGA
- a CDS encoding histidine triad nucleotide-binding protein produces MTIFEKIVAGEIPCNKVLESEKFLAFNDINPKAPIHILIIPKKHYKNFQEMDPVLMGEMTKFIQEVATLMGVDKSGYRLITNCGENGGQEVMHLHFHLLGGAKLGWSEGVADPQSTF; encoded by the coding sequence ATGACCATATTTGAAAAGATCGTAGCTGGTGAAATCCCTTGCAACAAAGTGCTTGAAAGCGAGAAATTTCTAGCTTTTAACGACATAAATCCAAAAGCACCGATCCACATCCTAATCATCCCAAAAAAACACTATAAAAATTTCCAAGAGATGGATCCGGTTTTAATGGGAGAGATGACTAAATTTATCCAAGAAGTGGCGACCTTAATGGGCGTTGATAAGAGCGGATACCGCCTCATCACAAACTGCGGTGAAAACGGCGGTCAAGAGGTTATGCATCTACATTTTCACCTGCTTGGTGGAGCGAAGCTTGGCTGGAGCGAAGGCGTAGCTGATCCACAAAGCACATTTTAA
- a CDS encoding phenylalanine--tRNA ligase subunit beta: MIISKHWLNEWIDLSDVSGETLSKTLNSIGLEVDSYKEINLPKSIVVGYIKSREKHPDADKLSVCQVDVGGETLQIVCGAKNVEAGQFVPVALIGTTMPNGLEIKKAKLRGIESSGMICSSSELGLPKVNDGILPLDESIGKLKLGTSLSEFEIFKDTIIEVDVTANRGDCQNLHGIAREICAALDLNMKDSHEDDESENLLGIGRIASVRAEDKVNGSFLYKAFELKEGLYENLITRMRLALIECQKTNLVERLLEYATFCTGVLFRAYDHAKLVSEGEKAVFDIKNGENGECVVYCGDKNLGIAGIYQSDVARVDEKSKVILVEASYVKPDVVSKAIFENKNLPKGDQIYRSSRGSEPNLAYGADYLFKRLANFKDALNLFAGSQQSLLNTEPITLSISLFELKNMIGQDIARNDVVKILKKLGFDIAVNVEQESFNVKVPLFRHDIVNSHDVCEEIVRIVGIDNIASKPLNFSEKNRLNKTYFDYKNALNLRRRAADNGFFESVHYVFDSEDELNELNFKPCKVKILNPINNELNTLRPTLVNHLLSSSEKNIKNSKRSVRLFELGEIFDENANQGLNLGFVASGLLKEPTLINGAKGEEANFYAFASMVQNVIGKFELKPCQGISYLSPYEQAHIYQNGENIGYIGRVDARVEAKRDLPKTYVCEIDFAKLKFEPVLAVPYSKFQSTTRDLSLIVPENFEAGRIYECVRGLNLKELKEFLPVDIYKDAKLNGSISLSLKFTFQDMEKTLEDDDINALMDKILSELKEKLNIGIR, from the coding sequence ATGATAATTTCAAAGCATTGGTTAAACGAGTGGATCGACCTTAGTGACGTTAGTGGCGAGACACTTTCAAAGACATTAAATTCTATCGGGCTAGAGGTTGATAGCTATAAAGAGATAAATTTACCAAAGAGCATTGTAGTTGGCTACATAAAAAGTAGAGAAAAGCACCCAGATGCCGATAAACTAAGCGTTTGTCAAGTGGATGTTGGTGGAGAGACGCTTCAGATCGTGTGTGGGGCTAAAAATGTTGAAGCTGGTCAATTTGTGCCAGTTGCACTTATTGGCACGACTATGCCAAATGGTCTTGAGATAAAAAAAGCAAAGCTAAGAGGTATCGAGTCAAGTGGCATGATCTGCTCTTCAAGTGAGCTGGGACTTCCAAAGGTAAACGATGGAATTTTGCCACTTGATGAGAGTATCGGCAAGCTAAAACTTGGTACAAGTCTTAGCGAATTTGAGATATTTAAAGATACGATAATCGAAGTTGATGTCACAGCAAACAGGGGTGATTGCCAAAATTTACATGGCATCGCAAGAGAAATTTGTGCAGCGCTTGATCTAAATATGAAAGATAGCCACGAAGACGATGAAAGCGAAAATTTACTAGGTATTGGCAGAATAGCTTCTGTGCGAGCAGAGGATAAAGTAAATGGGTCATTTTTGTATAAGGCTTTTGAGCTAAAAGAGGGACTATATGAAAATCTAATAACTCGCATGCGTCTAGCATTAATAGAGTGCCAAAAGACAAATTTAGTTGAGAGATTGCTTGAATACGCGACATTTTGCACGGGTGTTTTATTTAGGGCTTATGATCACGCTAAATTAGTAAGTGAAGGCGAAAAAGCTGTTTTTGATATAAAAAATGGCGAAAATGGCGAATGTGTCGTTTATTGCGGGGATAAAAATTTAGGCATTGCTGGAATTTACCAAAGTGACGTAGCAAGGGTAGATGAGAAGTCAAAAGTGATCCTAGTAGAAGCTAGCTACGTAAAGCCAGATGTTGTTTCAAAAGCTATTTTTGAAAATAAAAATTTACCAAAGGGTGATCAAATTTATCGCTCAAGTCGTGGTAGCGAGCCAAATTTAGCTTATGGTGCGGATTATTTATTTAAAAGACTTGCCAATTTTAAAGATGCTCTAAATCTCTTTGCTGGCTCACAGCAGTCGCTTTTAAACACCGAGCCTATAACACTAAGCATCTCTCTTTTTGAGCTTAAAAATATGATCGGTCAAGATATAGCTAGAAATGACGTCGTTAAAATTTTAAAGAAACTTGGCTTTGATATCGCAGTAAATGTTGAGCAAGAAAGCTTTAACGTAAAAGTGCCGTTATTTCGCCACGATATAGTAAATTCTCACGATGTTTGCGAAGAGATCGTAAGGATAGTAGGCATAGACAATATCGCCTCAAAACCACTAAATTTCTCTGAGAAAAATAGGCTAAATAAGACATATTTTGACTATAAAAACGCCCTAAATTTAAGGCGTAGAGCAGCAGATAATGGCTTTTTTGAAAGCGTGCACTATGTCTTTGATAGTGAGGACGAGCTTAACGAGCTAAATTTTAAACCATGCAAAGTCAAGATACTAAATCCTATAAACAACGAGTTAAATACACTTAGACCGACACTTGTTAATCACCTTCTAAGCTCAAGCGAGAAAAATATCAAAAACTCAAAACGCTCAGTTAGGCTATTTGAGCTTGGAGAAATTTTTGACGAAAATGCAAATCAGGGCTTAAATTTAGGCTTTGTTGCGTCTGGACTTTTAAAAGAGCCTACACTAATAAACGGCGCAAAGGGCGAGGAGGCAAATTTCTACGCATTTGCATCGATGGTGCAAAATGTCATAGGTAAATTTGAACTAAAACCTTGCCAGGGCATCTCATATCTTAGTCCATATGAACAAGCACACATCTATCAAAATGGCGAAAATATCGGCTATATCGGCAGAGTTGATGCAAGAGTAGAGGCAAAAAGAGATTTGCCAAAAACTTATGTTTGCGAGATTGATTTTGCTAAGCTTAAATTTGAACCGGTCTTAGCAGTGCCTTACTCAAAATTCCAAAGCACTACAAGAGATCTTAGCCTCATCGTGCCTGAAAATTTCGAGGCTGGACGAATTTATGAGTGCGTAAGAGGGCTAAATCTAAAAGAGCTAAAAGAATTTTTGCCGGTTGATATTTATAAAGATGCGAAGCTAAATGGCTCAATCAGCCTTAGCCTTAAATTTACATTCCAAGATATGGAAAAAACACTCGAGGATGACGATATAAACGCACTTATGGATAAAATTTTAAGCGAGCTAAAAGAGAAACTAAATATCGGAATAAGATGA